In Allomuricauda ruestringensis DSM 13258, the following proteins share a genomic window:
- a CDS encoding DUF1801 domain-containing protein, translated as MNPAENYILNQPEPFKSILIQLQVLVETTVPEVKLDFKYRLPFYYLNDKPFCYFNASHKKGYVDMCLWNSAHLTVHLDKLVTDGRKVMKSLRYFNMDDINGEVVVELLQEAKSVNHKGFYKS; from the coding sequence ATGAACCCAGCCGAAAATTATATTCTTAATCAACCCGAACCGTTCAAAAGTATATTGATTCAATTACAAGTATTGGTAGAAACTACAGTGCCCGAGGTAAAACTGGACTTCAAATATAGGTTACCATTCTATTACTTGAACGATAAACCATTCTGTTACTTCAATGCCTCCCATAAAAAAGGATATGTGGATATGTGCCTTTGGAATTCGGCACACCTGACCGTCCATCTGGATAAATTGGTCACAGATGGGAGAAAAGTGATGAAATCCCTACGTTATTTTAATATGGACGACATTAATGGTGAGGTGGTTGTGGAGCTATTGCAGGAAGCCAAATCTGTTAACCACAAAGGATTTTACAAAAGTTAG